From [Clostridium] symbiosum, a single genomic window includes:
- a CDS encoding DMT family transporter, with the protein MKEVKGSVYAVISAIIFGCMPIVAKYLYAEGCNAVSLVVYRYSLALPVLFILALREQAKDEKEREAAGELKKRDYGMRLTVSQLVQFIILSLGFSLTPILLFSSYNYISSGSATTIHFSYPVLVILASVFIFKEKATWTKIASVVFCVIGLVLFYEPGQENGMMGILLALASGVTYTFYMMYFERSTLKFMKPFKTNFYMSLVSGVMVFALSLATRTFVLFHSARGWAAAFGFSFMLIVVACVLFQLGIAMTGAQKTAILSTFEPLTSIVLGVVCFGEAVGVKTGLGVLFILASVISITVFGRKKAA; encoded by the coding sequence ATGAAAGAAGTTAAAGGGTCTGTCTATGCTGTCATTTCAGCAATTATATTCGGCTGCATGCCGATTGTTGCAAAATACCTGTATGCCGAGGGATGCAACGCGGTCAGCCTGGTCGTATACCGTTACAGCCTGGCTCTGCCGGTGCTGTTTATCCTGGCGCTCAGGGAGCAGGCAAAAGATGAAAAAGAGAGGGAGGCTGCGGGAGAACTTAAAAAGCGCGATTACGGGATGCGGCTTACGGTGTCCCAGCTCGTTCAGTTTATTATTCTGAGCCTGGGATTTTCACTGACCCCAATCCTGTTATTTTCCTCTTACAACTATATCTCCAGCGGCAGCGCTACCACAATTCATTTCAGCTATCCGGTGCTTGTAATTCTTGCATCGGTATTCATTTTTAAAGAGAAGGCAACGTGGACCAAGATCGCTTCGGTCGTTTTCTGCGTGATTGGCCTCGTCCTGTTCTATGAACCGGGGCAGGAAAACGGGATGATGGGAATTCTGCTGGCCCTGGCATCCGGAGTCACCTATACGTTTTACATGATGTATTTTGAGCGGAGCACGCTCAAGTTTATGAAGCCGTTCAAAACGAATTTTTACATGTCCCTCGTCTCGGGCGTGATGGTCTTTGCACTTTCGCTGGCCACGAGAACTTTTGTGCTGTTTCATTCGGCCAGAGGCTGGGCGGCCGCGTTCGGATTCTCCTTTATGCTGATTGTGGTGGCCTGTGTGCTGTTCCAGCTCGGCATAGCCATGACCGGGGCGCAGAAAACCGCGATTCTCAGCACCTTTGAACCACTCACCAGCATTGTGCTGGGAGTTGTCTGCTTTGGTGAGGCGGTGGGAGTGAAGACGGGGCTCGGTGTTCTTTTTATACTGGCGTCCGTTATTTCGATTACGGTGTTTGGCAGAAAAAAGGCGGCATGA